Genomic window (Pimelobacter simplex):
ACTGACGAGTGCGACTCCTGCCCGTGGTACGACCACTGCCGCGCCCTCGTCGGTGACGACCTCGCCAGCGCGAACATCACGGCCGGGCGGTTGAGCGTCCGGGAGTGGACAGCTCTCGCATCCGTTGGCGTCGTGGGCATTGAGGAACTGGCGAAGCTCGACATCAGCGCAGCAGACTTCCAAGCCCATTACCTGCCCGAAGTCACGCACCTCAAGGACCCGCTCGGCCGCCTCACCGATGCTGTGAGGCGCGCGCGGATGATCCGCGACGGCCACGTCATCGAGCGGACCACCTCCGGCGCCATCACCGTCCCGAGGGCCGACGTCGAGGTCGACTTCGACATCGAGTGGGATCCCAACGATCGCGTCTACTTGTGGGGAGCGCTGATCCACCGTGCGGGTTCGGACCCGACCTATCACGCCATCGTGTCCTGGGCCGAGCTCGACGATGCGGGATGCGTCGACCTGGCCCAATCCTTCGCGGCCTGGCTGCGGGCGCAGATCGCGGCGGCAGACGCCGCCGGCGAATCGCTCCTCGTCTATCACTACTCACACCCCGAGCCGACCCACCTCAAGCGTCTGCTGGGCGAGCCGGCCGTAGCCGACCTCCTCACTCGGTTCGTCGACCTGCTCGCCATCGTGAGGGAGCATTACTTTGGGGTCCGGGGACTCGGCATCAAGCAGGTGGCTCCAGCGTTCGGGTTCGCCTGGCGCGATGAGGACCCTGGCGGTCTGCAGTCACAGCTGTGGCTCATGGATGGGCGCGCGTCTCAGGATGAGGCCGTCCGGGCCGTAGCCCGCGAACGAATCCTCGCGTACAACGAGGACGACGTGCGGGCCACGGCCGCGTTGCGGGCCGGGTTGTGACGGCGATGGATCAACCCGAGGGGGTGCTGTGAAGATCACCTACGACCGGCGTGTCAGCGCGACGTTCCTCGACCTCTTCGTGAGTGACGGCAACGGTGCTGGCGTCGCGTCGTCTCTGGTCGCCTATGCGCGTCATGCCCGCTTCCCCGTCGATCTGCAATTCCGCCGCGAAGCGCACGGCAACAGGGTCACGGCGACGCTCTACGTCGGCCTCACTGCGGTGCTCAACCTTCACATGTCGAGCAAGGGACTCTGGATGAGCGTTCACAAGACGCACCAGAAGAATGGGGGCTTCGACCAGGCGTGGACGGTGCGGCGTACCGAAGAGGAGCTTGGAGCGATCTGGCCCGACGTCGAGCGGTATCTCGACCGGATCATTCCTATCGCAGCTCAGAGCCACGGCCGCAGGGAGGGCGCCGTGCAGGCGGCGATTACCTCGTTCGCCAATGACCGCCTGTTCGTGATCGACCGTGAAGTCACCCCGGCGTTCGAGGATGAGAAGGCCAAAGACGACTTCATGCGTGAGTGCGAGGGTCCGATCCT
Coding sequences:
- a CDS encoding TM0106 family RecB-like putative nuclease, whose protein sequence is MTRDVLLTGYDAKRCARRIHNEWDPSVEQVAWEVPPEVQMRFDTGNQFEEAIFAGLRAELGPSRCLDLSAVRGKAQAIGATMRAMEDGVVVILGGWLPDDAPGRRSGKPDVLLRVAPGRYVPGDVKAHKVMGRRAKGVLTYSTFAEPADRLHADGLAAVTTARFDDYLQLAHYWRMLQAIDRAPVGGSVGVIIGRDDVPDLVPSGRVLTWLDLDAPLFETYSRTHGKAKRSALERYDHEQGFRVKVATAAVQGAPALVEPVFTDECDSCPWYDHCRALVGDDLASANITAGRLSVREWTALASVGVVGIEELAKLDISAADFQAHYLPEVTHLKDPLGRLTDAVRRARMIRDGHVIERTTSGAITVPRADVEVDFDIEWDPNDRVYLWGALIHRAGSDPTYHAIVSWAELDDAGCVDLAQSFAAWLRAQIAAADAAGESLLVYHYSHPEPTHLKRLLGEPAVADLLTRFVDLLAIVREHYFGVRGLGIKQVAPAFGFAWRDEDPGGLQSQLWLMDGRASQDEAVRAVARERILAYNEDDVRATAALRAGL